The following are encoded in a window of Microbacterium sp. LWO13-1.2 genomic DNA:
- a CDS encoding helix-turn-helix domain-containing protein: MATSGIHLTTLGHRIRHHRLENGFTLDELGALVGVAGSQLSLIENGKREPKLSLLQAIAHATGTEVTDLISGEPPNRRAALEIELERAQESPVFRQLGIAPVRVSKGMSDETIESLLGLHRELQRREREAIATPEEARRANTELRLRMREQNNYLADIEKLAEKHLRSAGHVQGALTHRTVNIMAQKLGFELIYVNDLPHSTRSVTDLENSRIYLPPASIPGGHGLRSMALQAMAHRLLGHTPPTDYADFLQQRLEINYFAACCLMPETASVAFLQQAKKDRNLAVEDFRDAFGVTHEAAAMRMTNLLTQHLGMRLHFLRVDANGAITRVYENDDLPLPMDVTGAVEGQRVCRKFQAREAFAQQNRTTEHHQYTDTPSGTFWCATQTGSSSDGEFSVTVGVPFDDARWWRGRETSDRAVSTCPDEACCRRPPAELADRWSGKAWPSARVHTHMFSPLPRGAFPGVDDNEVYTFLGRHADE, translated from the coding sequence ATGGCGACCTCCGGCATTCACCTCACGACCCTTGGCCACCGCATCCGTCATCACCGTCTGGAGAACGGCTTCACGCTCGATGAACTCGGCGCCCTCGTCGGCGTCGCGGGGTCGCAGCTCAGCCTGATCGAGAACGGCAAGCGCGAGCCCAAGCTGTCGCTGCTGCAGGCGATCGCCCACGCCACCGGCACGGAAGTCACCGATCTGATCTCCGGCGAACCGCCGAACCGGAGGGCGGCCCTCGAGATCGAGCTCGAACGCGCACAGGAGAGCCCAGTGTTCCGGCAGCTCGGCATCGCGCCCGTGCGCGTCAGCAAGGGAATGAGCGACGAGACGATCGAATCGCTTCTGGGATTGCACCGCGAGCTGCAGCGCCGTGAACGCGAGGCGATCGCGACACCGGAGGAGGCCCGCCGGGCGAACACCGAGCTGCGCCTGCGGATGCGCGAACAGAACAACTACCTCGCCGACATCGAGAAGCTCGCCGAGAAGCACCTTCGATCGGCCGGCCACGTGCAAGGAGCGCTCACGCACCGCACCGTGAACATCATGGCGCAGAAGCTCGGCTTCGAGCTGATCTACGTGAACGACCTGCCGCACTCCACGCGCTCGGTCACCGATCTCGAGAACAGCCGGATCTACCTGCCGCCCGCATCCATCCCTGGCGGCCACGGCCTGCGCTCGATGGCCCTGCAGGCGATGGCCCACCGCCTGCTCGGGCACACTCCCCCGACCGACTATGCGGACTTCCTGCAGCAGCGGCTCGAGATCAACTACTTCGCCGCCTGCTGCCTGATGCCCGAGACGGCTTCGGTCGCCTTCCTGCAACAGGCGAAGAAGGATCGCAACCTCGCCGTCGAGGACTTCCGGGACGCGTTCGGCGTCACGCATGAAGCGGCCGCCATGCGGATGACGAACCTGCTCACCCAGCACCTCGGCATGCGGCTGCATTTCCTGCGCGTCGACGCGAACGGCGCCATCACGCGCGTCTATGAGAACGACGATCTCCCCCTGCCGATGGACGTCACCGGCGCCGTGGAGGGGCAGCGCGTGTGCCGCAAGTTCCAGGCGCGCGAAGCATTCGCTCAGCAGAACCGGACGACCGAGCACCACCAGTACACCGACACTCCGTCCGGAACGTTCTGGTGCGCGACGCAGACCGGCTCATCGAGTGACGGAGAGTTCTCCGTCACCGTCGGCGTGCCCTTCGACGACGCGCGATGGTGGCGAGGACGCGAGACCTCGGATCGGGCCGTCTCGACCTGCCCCGACGAAGCGTGCTGCCGCCGCCCTCCTGCCGAGCTCGCCGATCGCTGGAGCGGCAAGGCCTGGCCGAGCGCCCGCGTGCACACGCACATGTTCTCGCCGCTCCCCCGTGGCGCGTTCCCCGGCGTCGACGACAACGAGGTATACACGTTCCTCGGTCGGCACGCCGACGAGTAG